DNA from Nilaparvata lugens isolate BPH unplaced genomic scaffold, ASM1435652v1 scaffold6345, whole genome shotgun sequence:
GATAGAGTGTGTCTTTCTTCATTTACTTTGATATTACTGAACACACTATAGTTTAGATCCTTCTAGAACCATGGTTATGATGATAGAGTGTGTCTTTCTTCATTTACTTTGGATATTACTGAACACACGATAGTTTAGATCCTTCTAGAACCATGGGTTATGATGATAGAGTGTGTCTTTCTTCATTTACTTTGGATATTACTGAACACACTATAGTTTAGATCCTTCTAGAACCATGGGTTATGATGATAGAGTGTGTCTTTCTTCATTTACTTTGGATATTACTGAACACACTATAGTTTAGATCCTTCTAGAACCATCCATGGGTTATGATgatagtgtttttttttttcatttacttGGATATTACTGTACACACTATAGTTTAGATCCTTCTAGTACCATGGGTTATGATGATAGAGTGTGTCTTTCTTCATTTACTTGGATATTACTGAAAACACTATAGTTCAGATCTTTCTAGAACCATGGGTTATGATGATATAGCGTGTCTTTCTTCATTTAATTTGGATATTACTGAAAAATCCTTCTAGTATTGTTGTGCACTCACCAGCCTGTTCAACGATGAAAATGCCATAGCTGATCTGCTGTCGCTGCAGAAAGGGATGCATGTTCTTGAGGAAGACGCGGAGGTGCGCGGCGCGGTCGCGGTAGGGAATGATGAGGGCGACTCGGTCGCGCGACCGACACGTGGCCGGCTGCCATTGACCGCCGAACGCGGGCAGCGCGCCCGCCAACGCCAGCTCGCGTTCCAGCTCATCCAGTGTGGGCGGCGCTTCTTTGGCCGGCTTGAACGGACCCACTGTCAACCAACacaaaacaaattc
Protein-coding regions in this window:
- the LOC120356270 gene encoding beta-1,4-N-acetylgalactosaminyltransferase bre-4-like, with product GPFKPAKEAPPTLDELERELALAGALPAFGGQWQPATCRSRDRVALIIPYRDRAAHLRVFLKNMHPFLQRQQISYGIFIVEQAGDGPFNRAMLMNVGAVEAQALGRGRGGGGGFDCYIFHDIDLLPEDDRNIYNCPDQPRHMSVAIDVLQYRYCIHFIFHRA